In the genome of Patescibacteria group bacterium, one region contains:
- the rpoC gene encoding DNA-directed RNA polymerase subunit beta' — protein MGNLNTFESIGLKIASPERIKEWSYGEITKPETINYRTQRSEKSGLFDEKIFGPDRDYECYCGKYRGIRYKGIVCEKCGVEITRSIVRRERMGHIDLATPVSHIWFLRSMPSRLGLILGMATGDLEKVIYFAGYIVTKIFEDDRAQILKDLDAEYKSKVKSLQDEKSKDAIKEKCVAAKKEIESVQEGTVLDEVAYHNFSMKYGTLFEASIGAEAVYSLCKNIDLKKLENKLEQDFQEASSLEKDKINKRLSLVRSMINSNIRPEWMFLTRIPVIPPALRPMVPLDGGRYATSDVNDLYRRVINRNNRLKKLKEINAPDVILRNEKRILQEAVDSLIDNSIRHGNTPSGALNQSQRRPLKSLSDNLKGKRGLFRQNLLGKRVDYSARSVIVVGPELKLDQCGLPKHMALELFRPFVIGELLRRELAFNIRGAGRLIDEDVPEVWAILEEITKDKYVLLNRAPTLHRLGIQAFRPVLIEGNAIHVHPLVCTAFNADFDGDQMAVHLPLGVEAQLEAKEIMASDKNILKPGNGDPIVSAKMLDIVLGCYWMTKIIPGATGEGKYFSSPNAAITAFNFDAVEFRAKVKVMGTSNLKYKEFEGGLFETSVGRLLFNSVLPSDYPYINQDIERKKMAWLVDDLINRYGIKNIPPIMDKIKSFGFKYATYSGVTWGIDDVKIPEKKPEVIDAAKKKSDLVLNQYNEGLLSKEEKLRKNIEIWHGAKNEIEKLIPATLPVNGSVHDMVFSGARGSFSQITQMAGMKGLIQNTAGETIEFPILSSMKEGLTPIEYFITTHGSRKGLTDTALNTAKAGYLTRKLFVAAQDTIVTEEDCGTKDTLTIKRVGALGGDPTLAKHIKGRVLGADAIGKNGEVILKKGTLLSKIDALKIQDEGALEAKVRSPLTCKSIHGVCIKCYGVDLGKFESVGIGEAVGTVAAQAIGEPGTQLTMRTFHAGGTASVGGDITQGLPRVEELFEKRAPKNPAVVSRVDGVVTEIRDMGKEKIIIVVPDIADKSKTKKKAEIEYTMGYARISFVKVGDTIKKGDVITDGSVDIDELFKYAGHEKTEDYIIAEVTKPYELQGETVSRKHIEVIVRQMFSRRKVLDGGGTALSTGEMIDLYQLHLENEKAKEAGLEEAKVEPVIMGISEVSLSRKSFLSAASFQHTTRVLINAAIRGNEDKLLGLMENVIIGRLIPAGTGVVGGAKANLIKEKRAEKEAEAARS, from the coding sequence GTGGAAAATACCGCGGTATTCGCTATAAAGGAATTGTCTGTGAAAAATGTGGAGTGGAAATCACTCGCTCAATTGTTCGACGTGAACGAATGGGTCACATTGATCTCGCAACCCCAGTTTCTCACATCTGGTTTCTCCGAAGTATGCCATCTCGCTTGGGATTAATTCTTGGAATGGCAACGGGAGATTTGGAAAAAGTTATTTACTTCGCCGGTTACATCGTCACCAAGATTTTTGAAGACGACCGCGCGCAAATTCTCAAAGATCTCGACGCCGAATACAAATCAAAAGTTAAATCTCTTCAAGACGAGAAATCTAAAGACGCCATTAAAGAGAAATGTGTCGCTGCTAAAAAAGAAATTGAGAGTGTTCAAGAGGGAACTGTGCTTGATGAAGTGGCCTACCACAACTTCTCCATGAAATACGGCACCCTTTTCGAAGCTTCAATTGGAGCCGAAGCCGTGTACAGTTTGTGCAAAAATATTGACCTCAAAAAACTTGAGAATAAACTTGAACAGGATTTTCAAGAAGCCAGCTCGCTCGAAAAAGATAAGATCAACAAACGATTGAGCCTCGTTCGCTCAATGATCAACTCAAACATTCGCCCAGAATGGATGTTTTTGACGCGAATTCCTGTTATTCCACCAGCACTTCGACCAATGGTTCCATTAGACGGAGGCCGATATGCTACGTCAGATGTGAACGATTTGTACCGCCGCGTCATCAACCGCAACAATCGTTTGAAGAAATTGAAAGAAATCAATGCGCCGGATGTTATTTTGCGTAACGAAAAAAGAATTCTTCAGGAAGCCGTTGACTCACTTATTGATAACTCAATTCGACACGGCAACACTCCTTCAGGTGCCTTGAATCAATCACAGCGCCGACCGTTAAAATCCCTTTCTGACAACCTTAAAGGTAAACGAGGTCTTTTCCGACAAAACCTTTTGGGTAAACGCGTTGACTACTCAGCTCGATCGGTTATCGTTGTCGGTCCTGAACTCAAACTCGACCAGTGTGGTTTGCCAAAACACATGGCTCTTGAACTTTTCCGACCATTCGTTATCGGCGAACTTCTACGACGCGAATTAGCATTCAACATCCGCGGAGCCGGACGCCTTATCGACGAAGATGTTCCGGAAGTTTGGGCTATTCTTGAAGAAATCACCAAAGATAAATACGTTCTTCTAAACCGCGCGCCTACGTTGCACCGATTGGGTATTCAAGCTTTCCGACCTGTACTTATCGAAGGTAACGCTATTCATGTCCACCCACTCGTTTGTACCGCCTTCAACGCTGACTTCGACGGAGACCAGATGGCTGTCCACCTTCCGCTTGGAGTTGAGGCTCAGCTCGAGGCCAAGGAAATCATGGCATCTGACAAAAACATTTTGAAACCTGGAAACGGCGATCCGATTGTTTCTGCAAAAATGCTCGATATTGTTCTCGGTTGTTACTGGATGACCAAGATTATTCCAGGAGCTACAGGAGAAGGGAAATACTTCTCAAGTCCAAATGCCGCTATCACCGCGTTCAACTTCGACGCAGTGGAATTCCGCGCAAAGGTGAAAGTCATGGGAACCAGCAACCTCAAGTACAAGGAATTTGAAGGAGGGTTATTTGAAACATCTGTTGGACGATTGCTCTTCAATAGTGTGCTTCCATCTGACTACCCATACATCAACCAAGATATCGAACGAAAGAAAATGGCATGGCTCGTTGATGATCTCATCAACCGCTACGGCATCAAAAATATTCCACCGATCATGGATAAGATAAAGTCCTTCGGTTTCAAATACGCAACCTACTCTGGCGTTACCTGGGGAATTGACGATGTCAAAATTCCAGAAAAGAAACCTGAAGTGATTGACGCCGCTAAGAAAAAATCCGACCTCGTACTCAATCAATACAACGAAGGTTTGCTTTCAAAAGAAGAAAAACTTCGAAAAAATATTGAAATTTGGCACGGTGCTAAAAATGAAATTGAAAAATTAATCCCAGCAACACTTCCAGTAAACGGTTCAGTTCACGACATGGTGTTCTCTGGTGCTCGAGGTTCATTTTCACAGATTACTCAGATGGCCGGTATGAAAGGTTTGATTCAAAACACTGCCGGAGAAACTATCGAATTTCCAATTCTTTCTTCAATGAAAGAAGGTTTGACTCCAATTGAATACTTCATTACCACTCACGGTTCTCGAAAAGGTTTGACTGACACGGCGCTCAACACTGCCAAAGCCGGATACCTCACTCGAAAATTGTTCGTCGCCGCGCAAGATACGATTGTTACGGAAGAAGATTGTGGAACCAAAGACACCCTAACCATCAAACGAGTTGGCGCTCTTGGTGGAGATCCTACATTGGCGAAACACATCAAAGGACGAGTTCTCGGCGCTGACGCCATTGGCAAAAATGGCGAAGTTATTCTCAAGAAAGGAACCTTGTTGTCAAAAATTGACGCTTTGAAAATCCAGGATGAAGGGGCACTCGAAGCTAAAGTTCGATCACCACTGACCTGTAAATCAATCCACGGCGTTTGCATCAAATGTTACGGTGTTGATCTCGGTAAATTTGAATCGGTGGGAATTGGCGAAGCAGTAGGAACCGTTGCCGCTCAAGCTATCGGTGAACCAGGAACTCAGCTCACCATGCGTACTTTCCACGCCGGAGGAACCGCGTCTGTCGGAGGAGACATTACGCAAGGTTTGCCTCGCGTTGAAGAACTCTTCGAAAAACGAGCTCCAAAAAATCCAGCCGTTGTTTCTCGTGTAGATGGAGTTGTTACAGAAATTCGTGACATGGGTAAGGAAAAAATCATCATCGTTGTTCCCGACATTGCAGATAAATCAAAGACCAAGAAAAAGGCTGAGATTGAATACACGATGGGTTATGCTCGAATTTCATTTGTAAAGGTAGGAGATACGATTAAAAAGGGTGACGTTATTACCGACGGTTCAGTTGATATTGATGAACTCTTCAAATACGCTGGTCATGAAAAAACTGAAGACTACATCATCGCCGAAGTTACCAAGCCTTACGAGCTCCAAGGAGAAACTGTTTCTCGAAAACACATTGAAGTGATCGTCCGACAGATGTTCAGCCGACGAAAAGTTCTTGATGGTGGAGGCACTGCGCTTTCAACTGGAGAAATGATTGATCTCTACCAACTTCATCTAGAAAACGAAAAAGCTAAGGAAGCCGGACTTGAGGAAGCCAAGGTTGAACCAGTGATCATGGGAATTTCAGAGGTATCACTTTCACGCAAAAGCTTCCTTTCAGCCGCTTCCTTCCAACACACCACTCGCGTACTTATCAATGCCGCTATTCGCGGTAACGAAGACAAACTACTCGGTCTCATGGAAAACGTTATTATCGGACGCTTGATCCCAGCTGGAACTGGAGTTGTTGGTGGAGCAAAAGCTAATCTCATTAAAGAAAAGAGAGCAGAAAAAGAAGCTGAAGCCGCTCGAAGCTAG
- a CDS encoding AbrB/MazE/SpoVT family DNA-binding domain-containing protein — protein MTTKIQKWGNSLAVRLPKEAAENAGLKQGSVVSIVSNDDLISIKPLSKPKETLSQLVRKISAKNRHEEIDWGKMKGKEVW, from the coding sequence ATGACAACGAAAATTCAAAAGTGGGGAAATAGTCTCGCTGTTCGCCTACCAAAAGAGGCGGCGGAAAACGCTGGTCTAAAACAAGGCTCAGTTGTATCTATCGTATCGAATGATGATTTGATTTCTATTAAACCGCTTTCGAAACCGAAAGAGACCCTTTCGCAACTTGTACGGAAAATTAGCGCCAAAAACAGACACGAGGAAATTGACTGGGGTAAAATGAAAGGCAAAGAAGTATGGTAA
- the mazF gene encoding endoribonuclease MazF, translated as MVRQAYIPNRGDIVWMSFDPSFGHEQAGRRPALVVSPRVYNKKTSMAICCPITRSIKGYSFEVEILVDGVQSVALADQIRALDWSKRKCQFIGKVSEAQLSELQSKISELIQG; from the coding sequence ATGGTAAGACAAGCCTATATTCCCAATAGGGGCGACATCGTATGGATGAGCTTCGATCCTTCGTTTGGACATGAACAAGCAGGGAGAAGGCCGGCGTTAGTTGTATCGCCAAGGGTGTATAATAAAAAAACCAGCATGGCGATTTGTTGCCCAATTACGAGGTCAATCAAAGGTTACTCGTTTGAAGTTGAAATTTTGGTTGATGGTGTACAGAGTGTTGCACTAGCAGATCAAATCCGCGCACTCGATTGGTCAAAAAGAAAGTGCCAGTTCATAGGCAAGGTCTCTGAAGCGCAATTATCTGAGTTACAAAGCAAAATTAGTGAATTGATACAAGGATAA
- the dnaG gene encoding DNA primase has product MSGNVDQIKERLSIVDVVGSYVKLEKAGSNYKARCPFHNEKTPSFFVSPDRNSFYCFGCQVKGDIFSFVEQFEGLDFVGALKVLAQKAGVTLERENPKAKSEKDRLYSVLDAATSFFEKSLSLDSEAKEYLAKRGVKPETIKDWRLGFAPDSWRALYDDLTAKGFTTGEMISAGLVKKSEKGFFDFFRGRIMFPIFDSSERVIGFSGRILSRLDDGKTGKYVNSPETILFNKSRVLYGLHKAKYDIRKRDYSIMVEGQMDLVLSHQAGFSNTVAVSGTALSQDILSDNGVTNLGLLTRLSKNIILSFDSDEAGFKASARNAKTALMLGMDVKVAKLPQGEDPADIILRNPAEWAEIIKNSKHVIDFSLETLLEKKLEPRKLGVEIQKLILPYVKSLQSAIDQSHFITKISALAGIKEDALWAEFKKIEVEPAIETLQFKTSETAEPKKANRKNNIEKKVLGILVWQEAKKSDQKINVSELRKNLVAILGNEQFNLLETANKNNLNDLIFEAELSYDNSLNLKHTIAELLLNLEEEVIDQKLAEAMSLLYSKENKTHSVHMTSVDTLSRRKQELRLLRSKLTTESSNKL; this is encoded by the coding sequence ATGTCAGGAAACGTAGATCAAATAAAAGAAAGGCTTAGCATAGTTGATGTTGTCGGTTCCTATGTTAAGCTCGAAAAAGCAGGTAGCAACTACAAAGCTCGGTGTCCATTTCATAATGAAAAGACGCCGTCCTTTTTCGTGTCGCCAGATAGAAATTCCTTTTACTGCTTCGGCTGCCAAGTGAAAGGTGATATTTTTTCCTTTGTCGAACAATTTGAAGGGTTGGATTTTGTCGGAGCACTAAAGGTTCTAGCTCAAAAAGCTGGAGTGACACTGGAACGAGAAAATCCTAAAGCTAAGAGCGAAAAAGACAGACTGTACTCAGTACTCGATGCTGCAACTAGCTTTTTCGAAAAATCATTGAGTTTGGATTCTGAGGCAAAAGAATATTTGGCCAAGAGGGGAGTAAAACCTGAAACTATTAAAGATTGGCGATTAGGTTTTGCGCCCGACTCTTGGAGGGCGCTGTACGATGATCTTACTGCCAAAGGCTTTACTACCGGAGAGATGATTTCTGCAGGACTTGTTAAGAAATCGGAGAAAGGTTTCTTCGATTTTTTCCGTGGCCGAATTATGTTTCCGATTTTTGACAGCTCAGAAAGAGTTATCGGATTTTCCGGCAGAATTCTATCGCGACTTGATGACGGAAAAACTGGCAAATACGTCAATAGCCCTGAAACAATCCTGTTCAACAAGTCGCGAGTTCTGTACGGCTTGCACAAAGCGAAATACGACATTCGAAAACGTGATTATTCAATCATGGTGGAAGGCCAAATGGATCTGGTACTCTCACACCAGGCCGGCTTCAGCAACACTGTTGCCGTCTCAGGTACCGCACTTTCGCAAGACATTTTAAGTGATAATGGAGTGACTAATCTCGGACTGCTAACACGACTTTCAAAAAACATTATTCTTTCGTTCGATTCTGACGAGGCGGGTTTTAAGGCGTCCGCACGAAACGCTAAAACCGCGTTAATGCTTGGGATGGATGTAAAAGTTGCAAAGCTGCCACAGGGCGAGGATCCTGCTGATATTATCTTGAGAAATCCTGCCGAGTGGGCGGAAATTATTAAAAATTCCAAACACGTCATTGATTTTTCTCTCGAAACTCTGCTTGAGAAAAAACTTGAACCGCGAAAATTGGGTGTTGAGATTCAAAAACTCATACTGCCATACGTAAAATCGCTTCAAAGTGCTATCGATCAGTCACACTTTATAACAAAAATTTCCGCATTGGCTGGAATAAAAGAGGACGCGCTATGGGCTGAGTTTAAGAAAATTGAAGTGGAACCAGCGATTGAAACTTTGCAGTTTAAAACCTCCGAAACCGCTGAACCCAAAAAAGCCAACCGAAAAAATAATATCGAGAAAAAAGTTTTAGGGATTCTAGTCTGGCAAGAAGCCAAAAAGAGCGATCAGAAAATTAATGTTTCCGAACTTCGAAAAAACTTGGTAGCAATCTTAGGCAACGAACAGTTTAACCTTTTAGAAACCGCAAACAAAAACAACCTTAATGATTTAATTTTTGAAGCCGAGCTGTCCTACGATAACTCCTTAAATCTCAAGCACACAATCGCAGAACTTTTACTTAATCTTGAAGAAGAAGTCATTGATCAAAAGTTGGCAGAAGCTATGAGCCTGTTGTATTCGAAGGAAAATAAAACCCATAGCGTGCATATGACCTCCGTTGACACTCTGTCACGAAGAAAGCAGGAATTACGTCTACTTAGAAGTAAATTGACCACAGAAAGTAGCAATAAATTATGA
- a CDS encoding sigma-70 family RNA polymerase sigma factor encodes MKKTKSKKSKIVKKPVSKAKTSKKSKAQKAPKKKLKSKAKAPKAFVSKKDKEMNDKAQKLFLKGKDRGFVTHDEILKEFPHIEDDIFFLDQLYAKLHDGGIDILESGGMLDLGDEVATKKNVYEGRASESSYDSIQMYLKEIGQYPLIYAQEEKDLAKRIQTGDEEAKNLLARANLRLVVSIAKKYVGRSPDLTLLDLIQEGNLGLFKAVDKFDWTKGFKFSTYATWWIRQAITRALADQSRTIRVPVHMVETIAKYKQVVRRLSQDLGRDPLPEEIAVEMGLDVEKVYNIEKIDQDTVSLESPVGDEGDDGKSTLGDFIADDKILSPDHESSRRILSDQVKEILNDLSEKERRILEMRHGLNDGVTHTLEEVGQKFGVTRERIRQIEAKAHEKIRQHDKAKRLENY; translated from the coding sequence ATGAAAAAAACCAAAAGCAAAAAGTCTAAAATCGTAAAAAAGCCAGTTTCCAAGGCAAAAACCTCTAAGAAGTCCAAAGCTCAAAAGGCTCCTAAAAAGAAGCTAAAATCAAAAGCCAAGGCTCCAAAAGCCTTCGTTTCCAAGAAAGACAAGGAAATGAATGACAAAGCGCAGAAACTTTTCCTCAAGGGTAAGGATCGCGGTTTCGTCACTCACGATGAAATCCTCAAAGAATTTCCTCACATCGAGGACGATATTTTTTTCCTGGATCAACTCTATGCCAAACTTCACGATGGTGGAATTGACATCCTAGAAAGTGGTGGAATGCTCGACCTCGGTGATGAGGTTGCGACAAAGAAAAATGTTTACGAAGGACGCGCATCAGAGTCTTCCTACGACTCGATCCAGATGTATCTGAAAGAAATTGGTCAGTACCCTTTGATTTACGCACAAGAGGAAAAAGATTTAGCCAAGAGAATTCAGACTGGCGATGAAGAAGCAAAAAATCTTTTGGCTCGTGCCAACCTCAGACTCGTGGTTTCAATTGCCAAAAAATACGTCGGTCGCTCGCCCGACCTCACCCTTCTCGACCTCATTCAAGAAGGTAACCTCGGTCTTTTCAAAGCAGTCGATAAATTCGATTGGACCAAAGGTTTCAAATTTTCAACCTACGCCACCTGGTGGATCCGCCAGGCTATTACTCGCGCCTTGGCAGACCAATCTCGCACCATTCGCGTCCCAGTACACATGGTAGAAACTATTGCTAAATACAAACAAGTCGTCCGCCGACTTTCTCAAGACCTAGGCCGCGATCCGTTACCTGAAGAAATTGCCGTTGAAATGGGACTTGATGTTGAGAAAGTTTATAATATTGAAAAAATTGATCAGGATACTGTATCACTCGAAAGCCCAGTAGGGGACGAAGGTGATGATGGTAAATCAACTCTCGGGGATTTTATCGCTGATGACAAAATTCTTTCACCTGACCACGAATCATCTCGCCGCATTCTTTCCGATCAAGTCAAAGAAATTCTCAACGATCTTTCAGAAAAAGAACGACGAATTTTGGAAATGCGTCATGGACTAAATGACGGCGTCACTCACACCCTCGAAGAAGTCGGTCAAAAATTCGGCGTCACACGCGAGCGTATCCGCCAAATTGAAGCTAAAGCTCACGAAAAAATAAGACAACACGATAAGGCTAAAAGACTCGAAAATTACTAA
- a CDS encoding ATP-dependent DNA helicase, which yields MDSQEFTRAYKNLNLKQKEAVDAIEGPIMVIAGPGTGKTTILTLRIAQILRKTDTPASGILAITYTEAGVKAMRQKLRQIIGSRADEVRIHTFHNFASSVIGEFRDHFVHLDRTTQLSDIEAESLIRELLETGKFRDLRPFGNPDFYIQKIISAISDSKREAYTPEMIRAFVADEKKRIENDEESVSTRGSSKGELKAEAKKEIEKGERTLVFADLYEAYENKKREDRKMDFDDLIIELLLALRKDELLLRMLQEKFLYLLVDEHQDTNNSQNEIIKLLANFFDVPNIFIVGDEKQSIYRFQGASVENFLKFQSLWKDLKIINLEANYRSHQKILDASFSMIENNYANGEHENLRIKLQASGEEESRPVDIVSGKNTETIEEYLISELRTILKKEPKASVALITKTNRDLERVLRLCETNNVPVSSERSVDIFSHPIGSLFFDLAEFLYDPSQLELFAKTLIAGLWGVTFENSVELLKLIKAGKKIDFSKFPELKILQKEITSNGAFNFIILLAEKSGYAAITAREPEYVEVWRGITTLAENLIREADLTDPRELLKRLIAYKTSAENRSIKISVGTPDTSIRAMTAHGSKGLEFDYVYIPYATEESWIGRNWGYYFVLPKTRTANEVPDVRRLFYVALTRARKHVTILFGEEEHGDGLLPLRFIDELDPAHTSRISLPAGSVKKVSETKVRSLSDHSKKTLEYAKHLLQTSGLSVTALNHFLECPSAFLYQSILKLPQAPAATAEKGNAMHLAFSKVWGSVDKSKKNIEKILTDTTEYYFSESLLPLFEKEAVKKELLRDIPIVARELEFHFAQEGKIFSETWSESEFKGKHQKQEVVIPVHGKIDAIVDSGKEAKVFDYKTKKAMSENEIRGNTKNSNGDYFRQLVFYRLLLEHDSRFTGRLITPSLVFAVPDDKGRCPTITLAVEKTDLEKIKAEIQSLIDSVWSGSLLTDRCEDPKCEWCKLKAILLA from the coding sequence ATGGATTCACAGGAATTTACCAGGGCTTATAAAAACCTAAATTTAAAGCAAAAGGAAGCAGTAGACGCCATTGAAGGGCCGATCATGGTCATTGCTGGGCCTGGAACTGGTAAAACAACCATTCTTACCTTGCGTATTGCTCAAATTCTCCGTAAAACTGACACCCCTGCTTCTGGAATTTTGGCAATTACCTACACTGAAGCGGGAGTCAAGGCCATGCGACAAAAGTTGCGACAAATTATTGGCTCGAGAGCGGATGAAGTGCGAATTCACACCTTTCATAATTTTGCCTCGTCCGTTATCGGAGAATTTAGAGATCATTTTGTGCATTTAGATCGAACGACCCAACTTAGTGATATCGAAGCTGAAAGTCTAATCCGTGAACTTTTAGAAACAGGAAAATTTCGTGACCTACGACCGTTTGGTAATCCTGATTTTTATATTCAAAAAATTATTAGTGCTATTAGCGATTCCAAGCGCGAGGCCTACACACCTGAGATGATACGGGCTTTTGTGGCGGATGAAAAAAAGAGAATTGAGAATGATGAGGAATCTGTTTCAACGCGCGGGAGTTCAAAGGGGGAGTTGAAAGCCGAGGCCAAAAAAGAGATCGAGAAAGGCGAGCGTACACTGGTTTTCGCTGATCTATACGAAGCGTACGAAAATAAAAAACGAGAGGACAGGAAGATGGATTTTGATGACTTGATTATTGAACTCCTTTTAGCGCTCAGAAAAGACGAACTATTGTTGAGAATGCTACAGGAAAAATTTCTTTATTTATTGGTAGACGAACATCAGGATACCAACAACTCCCAAAACGAGATTATTAAACTTTTGGCAAACTTTTTTGATGTGCCAAACATTTTCATAGTAGGAGACGAGAAGCAATCAATCTATCGATTTCAAGGAGCGTCAGTTGAAAATTTTTTGAAGTTTCAAAGCTTGTGGAAAGATCTAAAAATCATTAACCTTGAAGCCAACTACCGTTCTCACCAAAAAATCTTGGATGCCAGTTTTTCCATGATAGAGAACAACTATGCAAACGGTGAACATGAAAATTTACGAATTAAACTTCAAGCTAGTGGCGAAGAAGAGTCCCGTCCTGTGGATATTGTCAGCGGAAAAAACACCGAAACAATTGAAGAATATTTGATATCAGAACTAAGAACTATTCTAAAAAAAGAGCCCAAAGCCTCAGTAGCTCTTATCACCAAAACCAACCGTGACCTTGAGCGAGTACTTCGATTGTGTGAGACAAACAACGTGCCTGTTTCATCTGAACGAAGTGTCGATATTTTTAGCCATCCTATCGGTTCTTTATTTTTCGATCTTGCTGAGTTTTTATATGACCCGTCTCAACTAGAATTATTTGCTAAAACCCTTATCGCTGGCCTGTGGGGAGTCACCTTTGAAAATTCAGTTGAATTATTGAAACTAATTAAAGCAGGTAAAAAAATCGATTTTTCAAAATTTCCTGAACTTAAAATATTACAAAAAGAAATTACAAGTAACGGTGCCTTTAATTTTATAATTCTTCTAGCAGAGAAAAGTGGCTACGCAGCCATAACTGCTCGCGAGCCGGAGTATGTCGAAGTTTGGCGTGGCATTACCACATTGGCGGAAAATTTAATCCGCGAAGCCGATCTCACTGATCCACGAGAACTACTGAAACGACTTATAGCTTACAAAACCTCGGCTGAAAACCGTAGTATTAAAATTAGTGTTGGAACACCAGATACCTCGATCCGAGCAATGACTGCCCACGGAAGTAAGGGTCTTGAATTTGATTACGTGTACATTCCATACGCCACTGAAGAGTCGTGGATCGGAAGAAATTGGGGCTATTATTTTGTTCTGCCAAAAACCAGAACTGCCAATGAGGTACCTGATGTCAGACGACTGTTTTACGTCGCACTTACACGTGCTCGCAAACATGTCACGATTCTTTTTGGAGAGGAGGAGCACGGCGATGGACTTTTGCCGTTGCGATTTATCGACGAGCTTGACCCAGCGCACACCTCGCGCATATCCTTGCCGGCTGGCTCTGTGAAAAAAGTGTCAGAAACTAAAGTACGCTCGCTCAGCGATCACAGCAAAAAAACTCTCGAGTATGCTAAACATCTTTTGCAAACCTCAGGATTATCGGTCACCGCGCTTAATCACTTTCTTGAGTGCCCGAGTGCTTTTCTCTATCAAAGTATTCTAAAACTTCCTCAAGCACCTGCGGCAACAGCCGAAAAGGGTAACGCCATGCATCTCGCTTTCTCAAAAGTTTGGGGATCAGTGGATAAGAGCAAGAAAAATATTGAAAAAATTCTCACCGATACTACCGAATATTATTTTTCGGAATCGCTTTTGCCATTATTTGAAAAAGAAGCAGTGAAAAAAGAATTACTGCGAGATATTCCTATTGTTGCTCGCGAACTTGAATTTCATTTTGCTCAAGAAGGAAAAATATTTTCCGAAACATGGAGTGAGTCAGAGTTCAAAGGTAAACACCAAAAACAAGAAGTCGTGATTCCCGTTCACGGCAAAATCGACGCCATTGTCGATTCAGGGAAGGAAGCAAAAGTGTTTGACTACAAGACTAAGAAAGCCATGTCTGAAAACGAGATTCGCGGTAATACCAAAAATAGCAACGGGGATTATTTCCGCCAATTAGTATTTTACAGACTGCTCCTTGAGCATGATTCTCGTTTTACAGGCCGCTTAATCACACCATCGCTTGTCTTTGCCGTTCCAGATGACAAGGGCAGATGTCCAACAATTACCTTAGCTGTTGAAAAAACTGATCTCGAAAAAATAAAAGCTGAAATTCAATCTTTGATCGATTCTGTTTGGTCGGGATCCCTTCTTACAGACAGATGTGAAGATCCAAAATGTGAATGGTGTAAGCTCAAAGCAATATTACTCGCGTAG
- a CDS encoding thioredoxin domain-containing protein has product METEPQKTQLSLPMAIVLAGIIIGGAVFFSRGGGQMADTSLLPSSVVADSEPQEINIRKIDSSDHLLGNPNARITMVEFSDLECPFCKDYDVKLNLLMDQYGKNGDLAWVYRHFPLDIHPKSPKESEAAECAFDQGGDPAFWDFVTRVFKVTPSNNGLDPAQLPKIAGDMKLDVAKFNACLANGDNADVVKKDFEDGLNANVNGTPNTVFVLSTPLIASSEAKLLEINQTFLRQSPPGTPNILVIDKTKTKIQISGDLNMAALKQFIDLALKKS; this is encoded by the coding sequence ATGGAAACAGAACCACAAAAAACTCAATTATCACTACCGATGGCGATTGTTCTCGCTGGTATTATTATTGGCGGCGCAGTCTTTTTTTCTAGAGGTGGAGGCCAGATGGCAGATACGTCGTTGCTCCCGAGCTCAGTTGTTGCCGATTCTGAACCACAAGAAATTAATATTCGAAAAATTGACAGCAGCGATCACCTTTTAGGCAATCCAAATGCGCGCATCACCATGGTTGAATTTTCAGATTTGGAATGTCCGTTTTGTAAAGACTATGATGTTAAACTTAATCTATTGATGGATCAATATGGCAAAAATGGTGACTTGGCGTGGGTCTATCGTCACTTCCCTCTCGATATTCATCCAAAATCTCCCAAGGAATCTGAAGCCGCTGAGTGCGCTTTCGATCAAGGTGGTGATCCAGCCTTCTGGGATTTTGTGACCCGAGTTTTTAAAGTCACGCCTTCTAATAACGGACTTGATCCAGCGCAATTGCCAAAAATTGCTGGGGATATGAAATTGGATGTTGCAAAATTTAATGCTTGTCTGGCAAATGGTGACAACGCCGATGTCGTTAAGAAAGACTTTGAGGATGGCCTAAATGCAAACGTCAATGGAACGCCAAATACGGTTTTCGTCCTCAGCACCCCACTAATTGCATCATCTGAAGCTAAATTATTGGAAATCAATCAAACATTTTTGAGGCAGAGTCCACCCGGCACTCCCAACATTCTTGTAATCGATAAAACTAAAACTAAAATTCAAATTAGCGGTGACTTGAACATGGCGGCTCTAAAACAATTTATCGATCTCGCCTTAAAGAAAAGCTAG